In the Prionailurus viverrinus isolate Anna chromosome A3, UM_Priviv_1.0, whole genome shotgun sequence genome, TGAGAAACCCCGCTGTAGAGACGCAACCGAGTTCTGTCATTGTTACATCTTTAGCCAACTGTTAACAACACCAACCAGAGTTAGTATTTGACTTTAATGCATGACTGACGCACATACATTGTACTGTTTACTGtcaggtagttctatttctagaGTTTGCCTCATAAAATGACTTTACCggctcatgtattttttttttcccccaacagaACAAGTTATAATTAcagaattttataaattgttGCCATTTTGGGGGGTGGTTTCGCTTCTGTTTGAGCTGAgccaaattaattttctaaaaagcaTTAACGACCACAAACAGACTCATGTGGAGTCATCAAATGAGATTGGTGCCCAaggttttaaaattatctttgtgaTGCCCAAGGTCAGATAATCTCTTAAGTTAACCAATGTAATTGTTTATCTTTAacacccaatttttttttttaaagaaaaaattattcccTGTAGGAGTTTTGATGGATGATACCACACTGAAGTTCCATGATGTTGTTCCTGGTGGAattatttcattatgtatctGGCATTATGATGGATGGACAGAACTGATTTTGGCGGCTGTGGAAGGGGATCCTAGTAAGGTGTTTTCACGCTTCTCTAAATGGATATTATACTTCATGAAGCAACCGTAAACTGTGGAtatgtgtgggggagggtggcGTGGGAATCGTGGGCTCCTAATGATCAAATCCTACACTGCGTGGTTCCAGTCACTCTCGGGTTTGCTATTTCACGGTGTTCACCTGTAACCCACTCGTGCCCCACGCCACCCCACAAAGGAGACAGGGCAGTGCGTTTTCTATCCGTCTGTATATTTTGTAAAGTTGAAAACCTGATTGAACAGTGAGCGAAGAGCTCCCCATAGCTGGGAACGCGTGGTCCAAAGAAAGTCCTAATGcgggtctgcccctcccctaaggCAACACTACTAAATACACAGCAGGTGCCTGGTCTTTGCCAGGCCTTGTGCGCAGCTCTCGGCTGGGCTCTGGGTgggcggtggggaggagggaggagggaacccGACGGTCTGCCCAACAGTGAAGACGGGAGGCTGGGGGGACAGGGGCGGGCAAGTGTATGTTCCTTCCAGAAGGCACATTTGGATGCAAGGCCGTGAGTGTGCGGGGAAGGGGTCGAGGAAGGTGGGCTGCAGGAGGGTTGCTGGGAATTAGATCTGGGAAGGGCGGGTGGTCTCCGGGGAGGCGGGGCCAGGGCTGACtggaaccccctccccccacctgtgtGCAGCAGCCTTAGAAGGAGGGGCTACCCTCCCGGGTCCTTCCCCAGTCTCCTGCTCCTggccttcccctgcctcccctctgccacCGAGGCCTGGGCCCTGCCTGGGTTTTCTGGCTCTTGCCCTGAACCCCGGGATTCCCTCCTGTCTCCCACACTTTCGGGTTCTGCTTTCCCCCCCACGGCTGCTCCCACGCCAGATGCCCCAGATCTAGGACAGAGTTCCTCTCTGTCGGGGCCCGCAGCCTTCCTCTCGTGCTCAGAGCCTTAGTTCAGCATGAGATGATTATATTATGGGGCTATTTTTCATCCGCGAGTGGAGTTCAGAGCGTTCCAAAAGTTAGCAGAGACAATGGGCCCGAAAATAGATCGGAAGGCCAGAATTCATCAAGTCTCCAGAGAAGTTCACTCCCCTCTGGGGAGGCCACTTCGTGTTGGCTGGTGTCTTCCTTAATGGCCACAGCCACCTTCCTCTGGACACCcagaaaagttattttctcttcAAAACACCGACAGGAAGAATTTCCTGCCTCCCGAGCCTGCCTGATGGTAAATGCGTATTTCCTGGACATGCATGGCGTGGTCAACAATGTCCTCCCCCGGGGGGTGTCCCGGCTTCTTAGTTAGGGTTTGCCCCCCTCTGTGTCCACCACAAGCCTCAACTTACCACTGGAGCAAACCTCCCCCTGGGGAGGGTCCCAGCCCCCACCAGGCAGGTTGTGCCCTTTTGAAGTAACTCTGACTCACTGTGTGGAACCCCGTTCTGTTGCCCAGCTGTCTTGTCTTGCTGTTGATGAGGACTCCATCTACCAAACTGCAAATTCAAAGCATCTTGGAGGCGAGCGGAGGAAGGAATGGATATGTCAGAGGGCGTTCGTGGCCTTGTACATTACCTCCCACAGAGGTCACCCAGATGCTGTGCAGTACCTTCTAGAGCACGGTAATTCTGAGAGACAGCTGAGTGTGTCCGCGAGCTGGGGTCTTGTGCGGGTAGGGGGACCGAGTGGCTTGGCTTTCTGGCCCCTTTGGCAATGGCATCCTGGATTCAAGTTGTGTCCACTACCCCTCACGGTCCCGGTGGACCACTCGCCGTCTGTCCGAGGCGTCTTAGGACCTGCCTACTAAAGGCTGTGTCCCCCCCTCTTGGCCAGGACTCCAGAAGAGTCTTTCTGTTGCGAGAGATGCAGCTTTCAGGACACGAATTCACAGGAGCAGCCGCGAGGGCTTCCCGGCCTGTTACGTCCAAAGCAGACACACTGCCGGAGATGTCCCCAAACTGTCTGTGCTATTTCTGCCCCACCTGAACTTGGGTTTCAGCAACGGTCCGAGGCACCCAGCCCCGAGCCGGCACCGGTCCCTGGCCAGTCTCCTTTCTCCGAGGCTTTGGATTTATTTCGCTCAGAAGACACTTACCCCAAACCCCGTTTTcatttctgccccccacccccacccagagggcaagttgctccttctctctctgtccatagAAATAGaaacctttggggcacctgggggggctcggtcggtcaagcgtctgactgcggctcaggtcatgatctcgtggctcgtgggttcgagccccacgtcgggctctgtgctggtggtgcagagcctgcttgggattctctgtctccccctggctctcggcccctctcctgctcattctctctctccctcaaaataaataaagaaacttaaaaaaaaaaagaaagaaagaaagacatagaAGCCTTAGTCTGCATTGTCTCTGGATTAAAGGCTTCTGTGTATAGTCCTGCCACGGTAAACTTTCTCTTCCCTGGACGTAGGATATTTTTGGGCAAAGAGGCCCACGGACCGATCGAGGTGTCGACCATCCAAGAACAATAGACAATAGTTGCAGACGGCCCAGGCCGCCGGCTTCCTGGGGAAAAGGAAGAACGTGCCGTGCCGTTTGGTCAGTGGTTTGAGGCTCAGAAGGGAGCCTCATCCCAGGGTCTCCCATATCAGCCTGCCCTCAAGTCAGAACCCTTTCTTTCCTGCCCGCGGCCTTGACCCCAGCCTCTCTGCGCCCCCTGCTTCCAGCAAGCAGGGCGGGAGTATCCCCGCGGCCTGGGCAGAATGGCGCTTGCGTCTGTCTGGCGGGTGGTGGTTTTCCTGAGCGGCCTCCTCCTTGGCTGTTCGCAGCCCAGCAGTCCGTTAAGCTCATAAAAAGTCATTTTCACTCTGATGGAACTGTGATGTATTCGCAAGCACCAGTTAAAACATTACAGCCAGCTCTGCAAAGTTTTCTGGGCTTTGCAGACAGCCGCTGCAAAAAAGCCGTGCTGTGGCTGAGGCTGGGCGTTAGGAGAACCTATTTAAAACTTTACCTCGCCGACCAGCCATAGCTCATAAAAACTGGCTACAGAAATGTCAGCTGCATGTAATTGAATCGCCTTGTTTTCTGTGTCATGATATTTGTTACCCAGAATTTGATTCAATTCAACAAGTCCATATTGGACACCTGTCATTAGCCCATCCATCTGCGGGAGGCAGTGAGGAATTCAATCGAAGTGAAATCTGTCCCTGAGTCAGGGTGCCCATCGTCTGTCATTTCCCGAGTGCCTGTCTTCTCCAGGCATCGCGCTACGTGCTGGGGATGAAAACAGCGGTGATCAAAACAAGTGTGTTTTCTGCCTCCGTGCAGTTTGTGAAGGGAAGTCAgcaaattattacaaataattaaTTCCATGGTCAATCGTGCATGGCATGTTCTGAAGATAGTGTGTCTACTGAgcgtatgggggtgggggggggatacACGGGAAGAGGGGCTCAGGAAGGGTTTCctgaggaaataaatgaaggatAGCAAGAgagcccggggcggggaggggggtgcggaAAAAGGTGACAGGGTTTTTAGCCAAGGAGACAGCATACGCAAAAGGCCTGGGGCAGGATGAGGGAGCAGGGTGTATTTAAGCGATGAAGATAGAAGCTTGGTATAATTGGAGCACGGAGGGAGTGGGCCCAGagcatgggtgggtgggggtaaTGCTGGAGTGATAGGGGGAGGTAGAGGTGAGACAGAGCACTGACAACCTAGAAAATCACAACAAGGGTAGCGGACGTCAGAAACGGGGTTGGAGCAAGTGTGTGCTCTGGGCAGACTGGCGGCAAGGCGGTGCCGGGTTCTGGGGCCAGTGAAGCGACGCCTCCCCTCTCACACTCGCTGCTGGGGTCGGGGGCAGTTCGGATTCTCCTGAGCTTTCTTTCCGTGGCCTCGCCCCTCCCGCGCTTCTCCCCTTGAACGTGACTCCGAAGGGGAGGCTCGCGGCCGGGAGGGCGACCCTCCCTCAGCCCACTGTCTTATTTTCCAGGAGCCGACTGTCTCCAAAGAACCCCCATGGGCAGGACCGCCCTGCACGCGGCCGGGGCCATGGGCCGTTTGGACTGTATAAACCTGCTGCTCAACTACGGGGCCTCGGTCACCGACAAGGATGCCAGGGGGGAGACCCCCATGTCCATCGCCCGGCGCATGAACCGCAGACACAGCGAGAGGCGCATGTTCCTTTTCTACTGGATGACAAAGTCAGGGACGATGGACCCGAAGAAACTGCTCGCGCACCAGGTTTCTCACAGGGTGAAGGGTGGGTTTGGCTCCAAGAAGGGCCCAATTTAGCTCCCACGGGCCACGTGTGCGCGTCGAAGCTGACTTGGGTCACTGTTCGGAGTTCAAGTCCACTGTGGCCCTCGGTGAGCAGGAAGCCAAGAAAACATGGCAGTTCCTCTGAATCAGGTACTAAATCATCTGTCCTGTTCGCGCACGGCTTTGGGGAGGGGGTCGTTGAGTTTGCGCTCGTTCTGGAATCCATGACGGACTGAGCGGCCTCTGATGCCAGCCTTTAATTTTGTGCTATTTGTGCATTGCCTCCGACAACGCTGCTTGGGGTGATGGGCACCAATTACCTTCTGTCCCGTCTGGAGACCATCTAATGCGTCAGCATAAGAGAAGTGATAGCGATAATGAGAACAGCACTGTTCCATCGTATAAAACCAGTGCCAGCGAATGTCGCGAGGTTGCGGGCCGTGCGGGCCGTGAATTTCGGCTTGTAAAACCCAGGAGCTACGTGCCGCCCAAGCTAGCGAGGTTCCGGAAGTTTTCCTGACCCGCCTCTGAGGGGTCTGCTGCTTGAGGGGTGGAgaagtgaggggggggggggcaagagcaGAGAGAGCTTGGTTCTCCAGACACGTCCTCCACGGGGTGCCTTACTAGTCTTGCTGAAGGCGATGTGTCGCCACCAGATTTGGAGGAGACAGCGTAAAGGATGCTGATGAGCTCGTGGAGGAGAGACTCCGAGCTGGCGCCTTCTTTCCCTTTGTCCCGCCCCCGGTGGTCCGCTCTCCTTTCCCTGCTAGAACCGCGAAAGCACCACCAGCCTTCCTACGCTTAGCTCCAGGCTCCGTACCTCGCAAGGGCTGTGCCCCTGCAGGGGACCCAGCCTGCCACGCGTCTGAGCCCGGAGTAGGAGcaagaggggaaggtggggaccAGGGCGAGCGGACGTTCACACCCCTGTCTGAAGGGGGCGCAGAGGAAACGTGAGCCAAAGGCTGCTGGATCTTTCCAGAGCGTTTTGATACGATAAGTcccgatttaaaaaaaaaaaaaaaaaattaacgtttatttatttttgagagacagagcgtgagctggggaggggccgagggagagggagacccagaatccaaagcgggctccaggctccgaactgtcagcacagggccccacgtgggggctcgaactcacccactgccaagatcatgacctgagccggagtgggatgcttaactgaccgagccccccaggcgccccagataagTCCCGATCTTGAAGGGCTggcctgaatttttaaaaaatggtggcGTGGTACAGAAGGGCTAGCAGATTGGAGGCACGCCTATGGAACTGCCTCCCGTCGCCAAACTTCGTTTCACTGAGGAAAACGGCAGAAGCCACCAATGGCTCCTGGAACACGCAGGGCTCAGAAGCCACAGGCCGGACGGCCGTGGGTCTTGCTGGGCGATGGGTGCCCTCCACTCTCCCACCGCGCGGTTATGCGTGTTTCTCTAAAGCCCTATAGTCTGACACCTGTGGGCCTGTGTGACGCTGGCCTCCCGACCGTGGAAGTTCTGTTTGGAAAGTGATGGAAAACGGCCCCGTATCCCGGCTGCCCTTCTTTCTGCCGCACACCCCGATAACCGGATTCGGCTTTTAAATTAATTGGCTGCATTTCCCGCTGTCATAACAAGGAAGATCTGTGTTGACGATGTGGCTTTCCACTCAGGAGACGTGGCTGTACCCGGCTCAGCAATCTGTTTGACAAATAAtcgtcaggaaaaaaaaaaaaaaatacagctcagCATCAACTATGTCAAAACTGAGATCTTGTTTCTGGCAGACGTTCTCCAAAGCCAGTAGACAGATATTAAATAACCCCATCCAATGGGTCAATTCATTTAGCTAATGAGGTGTTGGCGGGGCGACTTGGGGACCCTTTTAACGTAACAAGTGGCATTACTCAAAGCGATGTGTTTGCCAGCGGCTTTGTTTTGCTGTCTTTGTTGTTAGCAGAGCCAACTGCCTGACATTTGTCCCCAAAACTTTGGAGGCAGGCCCTATATCTTCATATGCCCCCAATTCAATTAAACACGTGGCCAGAAAAGGGGCAAGTTCCAAACTCCGTGGTTAACGTTCTTCTCCTTCTGTGGCAGGGGTCATCTGTGCGCTCCCACATGTCCCAGGGGCCTTCATTTTaggcaatctttaaaaaaagtcttttaatgtttatttatttttgggagagagagagagagagagcaggagaggggcagagagagagggagacacagaatccgaagcaggctccaggctccgagctggcaacacggagcccgacgtggggattgaactcacgaactgtgagaccatgacccgagccaaagtcggatggtcaaccgactgagccacccaggtgccccttagacgTTCTTAGTGTATGGCCTCTTATATCCGAACAAGCCTGTATCACccattgaataaaatatgttCATGGCCATAGAAGAGATTGGTCACAATTGTGTTATATTTTGTAGGTATTTCATTgagcctttgattttttttttttttttggtcatactTAGGaactaacagaaaaaaattgttttgtgggGTAGATTTCAAGCGTTTTTGTGGGACCCTGAAATCCTCTTTGGCCCAGGGGACCGGGGGATGGTCCTCAGCGGTGAAGGAACTGTGGTCTGTGATCGCCCAGGTGGACCTCCCTTGAGTGTCAAAGGATGGGGACCTCTTGGAAAGGAGCTCTGGTTAGTCTTGTGGGTATAATATCCAGTTACACCCCCTTGTCATTCTCCTTCGCGTCAGCCTGGAAACCAGTCCAGGCTGGGGAGCCCTCTGGAGAAATGCACGACTCATTAGAAGCAGAAAATGCCAGCGGGGCCAGCCCTACGTTTCCAGTCTCCTCGCCTGCCAGGATGCTTAGCGGGAGCAAATACCCCTCCTCCTACCTTCTCCCCTGCCCTGAACGAGTGATAATGAATTGCCCTTTCTTGGACACACGTTTACTTGTAAATTGCCTCAAATCTTTTCTGGAAGTCAATGCAGTACAACCCAGAAAGAGATCCCACACACCATGGGGGCTCAGAGGATAAGTTGAACATCCTGCCCAGGCCTGGCCGGGATGA is a window encoding:
- the ANKRD60 gene encoding ankyrin repeat domain-containing protein 60 → RRRLRRRAAGGGGARAGTPLGGAPDPNPAVGRPAGRGAGSAGPGTLPAPSPALGSPALALDQAPDVFVLRVLLEETGEMFQVAHCHSDMTVRELKEELELVVGVPLNLQRLQYLDQGVLMDDTTLKFHDVVPGGIISLCIWHYDGWTELILAAVEGDPSKLSCLAVDEDSIYQTANSKHLGGERRKEWICQRAFVALYITSHRGHPDAVQYLLEHGADCLQRTPMGRTALHAAGAMGRLDCINLLLNYGASVTDKDARGETPMSIARRMNRRHSERRMFLFYWMTKSGTMDPKKLLAHQVSHRVKGGFGSKKGPI